Proteins encoded together in one Streptomyces umbrinus window:
- a CDS encoding glycoside hydrolase family 31 protein — MNQPAFNETGLGAVSLAQSSPTVGTFRERDGALEWSGRQETVRIEPWGPDAVRVRARLGGPVLEGLPGALLDEAPATEASVKIEDGHGQLTVGALTVEVDAEGLIRFVRTDDSAELLTEERAHFWWPGPRLYTPVGNGHHRLEQRFAAYEGEKLYGLGQHQHGLLDQKGAVLDLVQRNAEVTIPVLTSSRGYTLLWNSPAIGRVELAGNGTRWVADSARQIDYWITAGQPADAQRRYSAVTGRTPMLPEWAAGFWQCKLRYRTQDELLGVAREYKRRGLPIDAIVCDFFHWTHLGEWKFDPAEWPDPAAMQRELKELGIKLVVSVWPSVSPLSENHQLMEQRGYFIGTQYGPMAHADWPDKEVASTVQVAFYDATNPEARDFMWSRIKENYLDPYGITAFWLDACEPELKPGFQENLRYWAGPGLEVGNMYPSENARTFYEGMIAAGETEIVTLNRSAWAGSQRYGAALWSGDIGTDFATLRRQIAAGLNTSLSGIPWWNTDIGGFHGGDPDDPAYREVMIRWFQFGALSPLMRLHGFRDPGMPLGPDMTGGPNEVWSYGEEAGTIMEKYLRLRERLKPYVLDVMRAAHEEGLPVMRPLFLEFPEDQATWSVADSYLFGPDLLVAPVLTAGASVRTAYLPAGARWTDTWTGTSYEGGTSVTVDAPLDRIPLFLRDAAAIPIAE; from the coding sequence AGACCGTACGCATCGAGCCGTGGGGCCCCGACGCGGTCCGGGTCCGGGCCAGGCTCGGCGGGCCGGTCCTGGAGGGGCTGCCGGGCGCGCTGCTCGACGAGGCGCCCGCGACCGAGGCCTCCGTCAAGATCGAGGACGGGCACGGGCAGTTGACCGTCGGCGCGCTGACCGTCGAGGTCGACGCCGAGGGCCTGATCCGCTTCGTCCGCACCGACGACTCCGCGGAACTCCTCACCGAGGAGCGCGCCCACTTCTGGTGGCCGGGCCCGCGCCTCTACACCCCGGTCGGCAACGGCCACCACCGGCTGGAGCAGCGCTTCGCCGCGTACGAGGGCGAGAAGCTGTACGGCCTGGGCCAGCACCAGCACGGGCTGCTCGACCAGAAGGGCGCCGTCCTCGACCTGGTCCAGCGCAACGCCGAGGTGACCATCCCGGTCCTCACCTCCAGCCGCGGCTACACCCTGCTGTGGAACAGCCCGGCCATCGGCCGCGTCGAGCTCGCGGGCAACGGCACGCGCTGGGTGGCGGACTCGGCCCGGCAGATCGACTACTGGATCACCGCGGGGCAGCCGGCCGACGCGCAGCGCCGCTACAGCGCGGTGACCGGACGTACGCCGATGCTGCCCGAGTGGGCCGCCGGCTTCTGGCAGTGCAAGCTGCGCTACCGCACTCAGGACGAACTCCTGGGCGTGGCAAGGGAGTACAAGCGCCGGGGCCTGCCCATCGACGCGATCGTCTGCGACTTCTTCCACTGGACGCACCTGGGCGAGTGGAAGTTCGACCCGGCGGAGTGGCCCGACCCGGCGGCGATGCAGCGGGAGCTGAAGGAGCTCGGCATCAAGCTCGTCGTGTCCGTCTGGCCGTCCGTCTCCCCGCTTTCCGAGAACCATCAACTCATGGAGCAGCGCGGCTACTTCATCGGCACGCAGTACGGCCCGATGGCGCACGCCGACTGGCCGGACAAGGAGGTCGCCTCCACGGTCCAGGTCGCCTTCTACGACGCGACGAACCCCGAGGCGCGCGACTTCATGTGGTCGCGGATCAAGGAGAACTACCTGGATCCGTACGGGATCACGGCGTTCTGGCTCGACGCCTGCGAGCCGGAGCTGAAGCCGGGCTTCCAGGAGAACCTGCGCTACTGGGCGGGCCCGGGCCTCGAAGTCGGCAACATGTACCCGAGCGAGAACGCCCGCACCTTCTACGAGGGCATGATCGCGGCCGGCGAGACCGAGATCGTCACCCTCAACCGCTCGGCGTGGGCGGGCAGTCAGCGCTACGGCGCCGCCCTGTGGTCCGGTGACATCGGCACGGACTTCGCGACCCTGCGCCGCCAGATCGCGGCGGGCCTCAACACGTCACTGTCCGGCATCCCCTGGTGGAACACCGACATCGGCGGCTTCCACGGCGGCGACCCGGACGACCCGGCGTACCGCGAGGTCATGATCCGCTGGTTCCAGTTCGGCGCGCTCTCCCCGCTGATGCGGCTGCACGGCTTCCGGGACCCGGGCATGCCGCTCGGCCCGGACATGACCGGCGGCCCGAACGAGGTCTGGTCGTACGGCGAGGAGGCCGGCACGATCATGGAGAAGTACCTCCGGCTGCGTGAGCGACTGAAGCCGTACGTGCTCGACGTGATGCGGGCCGCGCACGAGGAGGGTCTGCCGGTGATGCGGCCGCTGTTCCTGGAGTTCCCGGAGGACCAGGCGACCTGGTCGGTGGCCGACTCGTACCTCTTCGGCCCGGATCTGCTGGTCGCGCCCGTCCTGACGGCGGGGGCGAGCGTGCGGACGGCCTATCTCCCGGCCGGGGCGCGGTGGACGGACACCTGGACGGGGACCTCGTACGAGGGCGGTACGAGCGTCACGGTGGACGCCCCGCTGGACCGGATACCGCTCTTCCTGCGGGACGCGGCGGCTATCCCGATCGCCGAGTAA
- a CDS encoding LLM class F420-dependent oxidoreductase, with product MELRLFTEPYHGATYDELMRAAQHAEECGFEGFFVADHYHPMHYTDALPGPTDAWTTLAGLARETSRIRLGTLMTSATFRHPGPLAVTVAQVDAMSGGRVELGLGAGWFALDHSAYGIPFPPPAERFERMEEQLQIVTGHWATPPGERFSYEGRHYRLTDSPALPKPVQRPGVPVIVGGRGPRRTPRLAARYADEFNLPFTSPEQSADLFAGARAAREAAGGPPLILSVCLGIASGRTESEIDARLALLHEPSRLPPEEPLHGPPGKIVDVLGRYAGLGASRVYVRLRDLSDLDHLDLLAAEVAPRLS from the coding sequence ATGGAACTGCGCCTGTTCACGGAGCCGTACCACGGGGCCACCTACGACGAACTCATGCGGGCCGCCCAGCACGCGGAGGAGTGTGGCTTCGAGGGCTTCTTCGTCGCCGACCACTACCACCCGATGCACTACACCGACGCCCTGCCGGGACCCACCGACGCCTGGACCACCCTCGCCGGTCTGGCCCGCGAGACCTCGCGGATCAGGCTCGGCACCCTCATGACCTCGGCCACCTTCCGGCACCCCGGCCCGCTCGCGGTCACCGTCGCGCAGGTCGACGCGATGAGCGGAGGCAGGGTCGAACTCGGCCTGGGCGCCGGTTGGTTCGCCCTCGACCACAGCGCGTACGGCATCCCGTTCCCGCCACCCGCCGAACGCTTCGAGCGGATGGAGGAACAGCTCCAGATCGTCACGGGCCACTGGGCCACCCCGCCCGGCGAACGCTTCTCGTACGAGGGCCGCCACTACCGCCTGACCGACTCGCCCGCCCTGCCGAAGCCCGTCCAGCGGCCGGGAGTGCCGGTCATCGTGGGCGGCCGCGGCCCCCGCCGCACACCGAGGCTGGCCGCCCGGTACGCCGACGAGTTCAACCTGCCCTTCACCTCGCCCGAGCAGAGCGCCGACCTGTTCGCGGGCGCGCGGGCCGCCAGGGAGGCGGCCGGCGGACCTCCCCTGATCCTCTCGGTGTGCCTCGGTATCGCCTCCGGCCGCACCGAATCCGAGATCGACGCCCGTCTCGCGCTGCTGCACGAGCCGTCCCGCCTGCCCCCGGAGGAACCGCTGCACGGCCCCCCGGGGAAGATCGTCGACGTCCTCGGCCGGTACGCCGGCCTCGGGGCCTCCCGCGTGTACGTACGCCTGCGCGACCTCTCCGATCTCGACCACCTGGACCTGCTGGCGGCCGAGGTCGCGCCTCGGCTCTCTTGA
- a CDS encoding ABC transporter ATP-binding protein yields MIRVRGVSKSFDGRRGTVEALRGIELDVGDGEFVAVLGRSGCGKSTLLRVIAGLLPASAGEVRIADEPVREPRRDVAILFQRPALLPWRSVLDNVLLPIQVHGQPRPEHREAARQLLSTVGLDAPFHRRLPHELSGGMQQRVALCRSLIQRPRVMLMDEPFSALDALTREELCEVLQRVHMEYAATVVLVTHSIEEAVLLADRVVVLSPRPGQVRTVLDVPVPRPRSLGHDAHATELARCRAELHDLLLASHMTGV; encoded by the coding sequence GTGATCCGAGTGCGCGGCGTGTCGAAGAGCTTCGACGGCCGCAGAGGGACCGTGGAGGCCCTGCGCGGCATCGAACTGGACGTCGGGGACGGTGAGTTCGTGGCCGTCCTGGGCCGCTCCGGCTGCGGCAAGTCCACCCTCCTGCGGGTGATCGCCGGACTGCTCCCGGCCTCCGCGGGCGAGGTACGGATCGCGGACGAGCCCGTGCGGGAACCGCGCCGGGACGTCGCCATCCTCTTCCAGCGCCCGGCCCTGCTCCCCTGGCGCTCGGTGCTCGACAACGTCCTGCTGCCCATCCAGGTCCACGGCCAACCACGCCCCGAACACCGTGAAGCAGCCCGGCAGTTGCTGTCCACCGTCGGTCTGGATGCCCCCTTCCACAGACGCCTGCCGCACGAGCTGTCCGGCGGCATGCAGCAACGCGTGGCGCTGTGCCGCTCCCTGATCCAGCGCCCGCGCGTGATGCTGATGGACGAGCCCTTCTCGGCCCTGGACGCCCTGACCCGCGAGGAGTTGTGCGAGGTGCTGCAGCGCGTGCACATGGAGTACGCCGCCACGGTCGTCCTCGTCACCCACTCCATCGAGGAGGCGGTCCTGCTCGCCGACCGGGTCGTGGTGCTCAGCCCGCGCCCCGGCCAGGTCCGTACGGTCCTCGACGTCCCGGTACCCCGGCCCCGCTCCCTGGGCCACGACGCGCACGCCACCGAACTCGCCCGCTGTCGCGCCGAGTTGCACGATCTGCTGCTGGCCAGCCATATGACGGGAGTGTGA
- a CDS encoding ABC transporter substrate-binding protein, translating to MRRNTRLPAALLAVLLTAALSTACGSDDDNEGKAGSSGGSAPDKVTYITGFGTFGREAYAYVAQDKGYFSDAGVSVTIQPGQGSAISLAALAGGRAQFAPVDLSSTIMQVGGGKVSGVTAVAAVHQTTDAAVMALADSGISKPADLEGKKIADPAGSVIGALFPAYAKLAGFEADKVDFVNLEPQQLGVNLATGKVDAVGQYRVGRPNIENAVKGKEVVVLPFGKFLTESYGSAVTTTTKIAEKDPDLVRRFTSALLKGMRYAIDHPEEAAAVLAKKHPTVNEKAAAAEIELLGEAVQPKEEGAPIGTMDRERVAGAIKALADAGAVKSGLTPEQLVSFDLVPKS from the coding sequence ATGAGACGGAATACGCGGTTACCCGCCGCGCTCCTGGCTGTCCTGCTGACGGCGGCACTCTCCACGGCCTGCGGCTCCGACGACGACAACGAGGGCAAAGCCGGATCCTCCGGCGGTTCCGCGCCCGACAAGGTCACCTACATCACCGGTTTCGGCACCTTCGGGCGCGAGGCGTACGCCTATGTCGCCCAGGACAAGGGCTACTTCAGCGACGCGGGCGTCTCGGTCACCATCCAGCCGGGGCAGGGCAGCGCCATCAGCCTGGCCGCGCTGGCCGGCGGGCGGGCACAGTTCGCGCCCGTCGACCTCAGCAGCACGATCATGCAGGTCGGCGGCGGCAAGGTGTCCGGCGTGACGGCGGTCGCGGCCGTCCACCAGACCACGGACGCCGCCGTGATGGCGCTGGCCGACAGCGGCATCAGCAAGCCCGCGGACCTGGAGGGCAAGAAGATCGCGGATCCGGCCGGGTCGGTCATCGGGGCCCTCTTCCCGGCATACGCGAAACTCGCCGGATTCGAGGCCGACAAGGTCGACTTCGTCAACCTCGAACCCCAGCAGCTCGGGGTCAACCTCGCGACCGGCAAGGTCGACGCGGTCGGCCAGTACCGGGTGGGCCGCCCGAACATCGAGAACGCCGTCAAGGGCAAGGAAGTCGTGGTCCTGCCGTTCGGCAAGTTCCTGACCGAGAGCTACGGCTCGGCCGTCACGACCACCACGAAGATCGCCGAGAAGGACCCGGACCTGGTCAGACGCTTCACATCGGCGCTGCTCAAGGGCATGCGCTACGCGATCGACCATCCGGAGGAGGCGGCCGCGGTGCTGGCGAAGAAGCACCCGACCGTCAACGAGAAGGCCGCCGCCGCGGAGATCGAGCTGCTCGGCGAGGCCGTACAGCCCAAGGAGGAAGGGGCGCCGATCGGCACGATGGACCGGGAGCGGGTGGCCGGGGCGATCAAGGCGCTGGCGGACGCCGGGGCGGTCAAGTCCGGTCTGACGCCTGAGCAGTTGGTCTCCTTCGACCTGGTGCCGAAGTCCTGA
- a CDS encoding ABC transporter permease, translated as MLRRVMEFGWPVLGLAAAIGTWALAVVVFDVPEIVLPSPADVLDAFLRVPGYLLGEAVTTLVVIVLGFALAVAAGLLIGVAIAASRIVELMFSPLLVAFNAVPKVALAPLLVVWMGFGQQPKVVMALLVCFFPVVLSVAGGLTSTPVELVELARSLRASRTQTFLRFRFPSALPQIFVGLKVAMPLSAVGAVIGEFSAGDEGLGFVVVQSGANSDTALAFAAIALLGVMSVALFYALVLAERTLLPWVRETTSQR; from the coding sequence GTGCTCAGGCGGGTGATGGAGTTCGGCTGGCCCGTGCTCGGGCTGGCCGCGGCCATCGGCACCTGGGCACTCGCCGTGGTCGTGTTCGACGTACCGGAGATCGTCCTGCCGTCACCGGCGGACGTGCTGGACGCCTTCCTCCGCGTGCCCGGCTATCTGCTGGGCGAGGCGGTCACCACGCTCGTCGTCATCGTGCTGGGCTTCGCGCTGGCCGTGGCGGCGGGGCTGCTGATCGGGGTGGCGATCGCGGCGTCGCGGATCGTGGAGCTGATGTTCTCGCCGCTCCTGGTGGCGTTCAACGCGGTGCCCAAGGTGGCGCTGGCACCGCTGCTGGTGGTGTGGATGGGGTTCGGTCAGCAGCCGAAGGTCGTCATGGCGCTGCTCGTCTGCTTCTTCCCCGTCGTGTTGTCGGTGGCGGGCGGACTCACCTCGACACCTGTCGAACTCGTCGAGCTGGCACGGTCGTTGCGCGCCTCGCGCACCCAGACGTTCCTCAGGTTCCGCTTCCCGAGCGCGCTGCCGCAGATCTTCGTCGGGCTGAAGGTCGCCATGCCGCTGTCGGCCGTCGGCGCGGTCATCGGTGAGTTCAGCGCCGGCGACGAGGGGCTCGGCTTCGTCGTCGTGCAGTCCGGGGCGAACTCCGACACCGCGCTGGCGTTCGCCGCGATCGCCCTGCTCGGCGTGATGAGCGTGGCGCTGTTCTACGCGCTCGTGCTCGCGGAGCGCACGCTGCTGCCGTGGGTGCGGGAGACGACGTCGCAGCGGTAG
- a CDS encoding glycoside hydrolase family 12 protein: MATRTLTRITKALLAPALALGATIGLASAPASAAVWNSCDQWGNTSLNGYTLYNNIWGSGAGSQCIWANSGTNWGVWASHPNTGGIKSYPNSKKVVNKTITSLGSLSSSYNVTVPSSGAYNTSYDIWDTDYDYEIMLWVNYNGAVGPLGTSQGNVTLGGHTWTVYKGNNGANEVFSFLRTSDSNSGTVNVLPILKWIKDTKGWMGNETIGDVQFGFEITSSSGGLDFATNNLTVSSS, from the coding sequence ATGGCAACACGCACGCTGACCCGGATCACCAAAGCACTGCTGGCCCCGGCGCTCGCGCTCGGCGCCACCATCGGCCTCGCCTCGGCCCCCGCCTCGGCGGCCGTCTGGAATTCCTGCGACCAGTGGGGCAACACCAGCCTCAACGGCTACACGCTCTACAACAACATCTGGGGCTCCGGCGCCGGCAGCCAGTGCATCTGGGCCAACTCCGGTACCAACTGGGGTGTCTGGGCCAGCCACCCCAACACCGGCGGCATCAAGTCGTACCCGAACTCCAAGAAGGTGGTCAACAAGACGATCACCTCGCTCGGTTCGCTCAGCAGCAGCTACAACGTCACCGTCCCGTCGTCAGGCGCGTACAACACCTCGTACGACATCTGGGACACCGACTACGACTACGAGATCATGCTCTGGGTCAACTACAACGGAGCCGTCGGTCCGCTCGGCACCTCACAGGGCAATGTCACCCTCGGCGGCCACACCTGGACCGTCTACAAGGGCAACAACGGCGCCAACGAGGTCTTCTCGTTCCTGCGCACCTCGGACTCGAACTCCGGGACCGTCAACGTCCTGCCGATCCTCAAGTGGATCAAGGACACCAAGGGCTGGATGGGCAACGAGACCATCGGAGACGTGCAGTTCGGCTTCGAGATCACCTCGTCGTCCGGCGGCCTGGACTTCGCCACCAACAACCTGACCGTCTCCAGCAGTTGA
- a CDS encoding beta-galactosidase produces MSNANPTPPSTPGPPGLADATRGRILFGGDYNPEQWPEETWHEDVRLMKAAGVNSVTLGVFSWAKLEPRPGEREFGWLDRLMDLMHENGIGVVLATPTTSPPPWMGRLHPDTLPRDEDGRTEWWGGRQHFSHSSATYRRYAAAITEELAARYGSHPALTMWHINNEYCTYDWGDEAAATFRRWLRDKYGTLDALNSAWGTAFWSQGYGDWEEVLPPRHAHYMKNPGQVLDFKRYTSDMLLECYVAERDIVRRHSPHIPVTTNFMPMWVGQDAWRWAGEEDVVSVDIYPDPRDPFGAQNGALIQDMTRSQARGPWMLMEQAAGPVNWRGVNHPKPRGLNRLWSLQAVARGADAVCYFQWRQSRQGAEKFHSGMVSHAGERGRTYQEVKQLGAELARISEEVTGSHSSSDVAILHEWNAWWAGAQEGRLSSEVDHPQVVRAWHRALWEAHVTTDFAHPEHDLSAYRLVVVPQLHLLTDAAIGNLVAYVQGGGTLVSGFLTGVADEDDRVRPGGMDERLRELFGIRTLHEWWPLDADESAECDGFRGTLWSEEIEAEADAVVEARYKGGELDGMPAVLRKERAWYVSTLPEPAALRELLTGVASGAGVRPVLDGLPPQVEAVRRGDLLFVLNHGREAVTVRVPGTYRDLLNGQQVTGALELGRLGAAVLSP; encoded by the coding sequence ATGAGCAACGCGAACCCGACCCCGCCGTCGACCCCAGGCCCTCCCGGCCTCGCCGACGCCACCCGCGGCCGTATCCTCTTCGGCGGCGACTACAACCCCGAGCAGTGGCCCGAGGAGACCTGGCACGAGGACGTACGCCTCATGAAGGCGGCCGGCGTCAACTCCGTCACGCTGGGTGTCTTCTCGTGGGCCAAGCTCGAACCGCGGCCGGGGGAGCGGGAGTTCGGCTGGCTGGACCGGCTGATGGACCTGATGCACGAGAACGGCATCGGGGTCGTCCTCGCCACGCCCACCACCTCGCCCCCGCCCTGGATGGGCCGCCTCCACCCGGACACCCTGCCCCGCGACGAGGACGGCCGCACCGAGTGGTGGGGCGGCCGCCAGCACTTCTCGCACTCCAGCGCCACCTACCGCCGCTACGCCGCAGCGATCACCGAGGAGCTGGCCGCCCGCTACGGCAGCCATCCCGCGCTGACGATGTGGCACATCAACAACGAGTACTGCACCTACGACTGGGGCGACGAGGCCGCGGCCACCTTCCGCCGCTGGCTCCGGGACAAGTACGGCACGCTCGACGCCCTCAACTCCGCCTGGGGGACGGCTTTCTGGAGCCAGGGCTACGGCGACTGGGAGGAGGTCCTGCCGCCGCGGCACGCCCACTACATGAAGAACCCCGGCCAGGTCCTTGACTTCAAGCGCTACACCTCCGACATGCTCCTGGAGTGTTACGTCGCCGAGCGGGACATCGTCCGCCGGCACTCCCCGCACATCCCGGTGACCACCAACTTCATGCCGATGTGGGTCGGCCAGGATGCCTGGAGGTGGGCGGGGGAGGAGGACGTGGTCTCCGTCGACATCTATCCCGACCCGCGCGACCCCTTCGGCGCCCAGAACGGCGCCCTCATCCAGGACATGACGCGCTCCCAGGCCCGCGGGCCGTGGATGCTGATGGAGCAGGCCGCGGGACCCGTGAACTGGCGGGGCGTCAACCACCCCAAGCCGCGCGGCCTCAACCGCCTGTGGTCCCTCCAGGCCGTCGCCCGGGGCGCCGACGCCGTCTGCTACTTCCAGTGGCGGCAGTCGCGGCAGGGCGCGGAGAAGTTCCACTCCGGCATGGTCAGTCACGCGGGGGAGCGGGGCCGTACCTACCAGGAGGTCAAGCAGCTCGGCGCCGAACTCGCCCGTATCAGCGAGGAGGTGACGGGCAGTCACTCGTCGTCGGACGTCGCGATCCTCCATGAGTGGAACGCCTGGTGGGCCGGTGCGCAGGAGGGCCGTCTCTCCTCCGAGGTCGACCATCCGCAGGTCGTGCGCGCCTGGCATCGCGCCCTGTGGGAGGCCCACGTCACCACGGACTTCGCGCACCCGGAGCACGATCTGTCCGCCTACCGGCTGGTCGTCGTGCCGCAGCTCCACCTGCTCACCGACGCGGCGATCGGCAACCTCGTCGCGTACGTACAAGGAGGCGGCACCCTCGTCAGCGGCTTCCTCACCGGTGTCGCCGACGAGGACGACCGGGTACGGCCCGGCGGCATGGACGAGCGGCTGCGGGAGCTCTTCGGCATCCGCACCCTGCACGAGTGGTGGCCGCTCGACGCGGATGAGAGCGCCGAATGCGACGGCTTCCGGGGCACGTTGTGGTCCGAGGAGATCGAGGCCGAGGCGGACGCGGTCGTGGAGGCCCGCTACAAGGGCGGCGAACTCGACGGCATGCCGGCGGTGTTGCGCAAGGAGCGTGCCTGGTATGTCTCCACGCTGCCCGAACCCGCCGCGCTGCGCGAGCTGTTGACGGGCGTGGCGTCGGGCGCGGGCGTGCGGCCGGTGCTCGACGGGCTGCCCCCGCAGGTCGAGGCCGTCCGCCGGGGAGACCTGCTCTTCGTGCTCAACCACGGGCGCGAGGCGGTCACCGTGCGGGTGCCGGGGACGTATCGGGATCTGCTCAACGGTCAACAGGTCACGGGAGCGCTGGAGTTGGGGCGTCTCGGCGCGGCGGTGCTCTCGCCGTGA
- a CDS encoding WD40/YVTN/BNR-like repeat-containing protein, whose product MRTPRLSRRAVLAGTAATVAATAVSGATVNPAAAAAPVADRSAYRWRNVVIGGTGFVTGVLFHPSVRGLAYARTDIGGAYRWDDRAGRWTPLTDHLGWDDWNLLGVEAIAVDPAHPGRVYLALGTYAQSWAGNGAVLRSEDRGATWSRADLYVKLGANEDGRGAGERLLVDPRDSDTLWLGTRHDGLLKSTDRGASWAAASGFPAKASASGQGVMFLVAAGRAVYAGWGDGDSTSGTANLYRTADGTAWEAVPGQPSGTAAKVPIRAAYDTHTRELYVTYADAPGPNGQSDGSVHKLRTATGEWADVTPVKPGGTTDGGTAHTFSSGGGSADTFGYGGVAVDARCPGTLVVSTNNRWADVDTVYRTTNGGRTWTSLKDAAVFDVSETPYLKWGDDKPKFGWWIQALAVDPYDSKHIVYGTGATLYGTRDLKRWAPQIRGLEETAVRRLISPPVGEAHLLSGLGDIGVMYHERLTASPARGMAANPVSGSATGLAQAAARPSYVVRAGWGDNGNGAYSNDGGRTWAPFEAQPDIAENAPGPIATNADGSALLWSFVHWDGTKYAAHRSTDNGTTWSEIPSFPKGATPVADPADPTLFYAYDTDTGTLLASTDSGLSFTARAGGLPSGDAQFKLVTAPGRSGDLWLSVKWNGLYRSTDGGASFSKVASCWASYTLGFGKAADGADYPAIYQVGSTDTITAVHRSDDEAKTWTRINDDAHQWGWTGEVVVGDPRVYGRVYLATNGRGIQYGEPVR is encoded by the coding sequence ATGCGCACGCCCCGCCTGAGCAGACGCGCCGTCCTTGCCGGGACCGCTGCCACCGTGGCCGCCACCGCTGTCTCCGGGGCGACCGTCAACCCAGCGGCGGCGGCCGCCCCGGTGGCGGACCGGTCCGCCTACCGCTGGCGCAACGTCGTCATCGGCGGGACCGGGTTCGTCACCGGGGTGCTGTTCCACCCCTCCGTACGCGGTCTCGCCTACGCCCGTACCGACATCGGCGGCGCCTACCGCTGGGACGACCGCGCCGGCCGCTGGACCCCGCTCACCGATCACCTCGGGTGGGACGACTGGAACCTGCTCGGCGTCGAGGCGATCGCCGTCGACCCCGCGCATCCCGGGCGGGTCTACCTCGCCCTCGGTACGTACGCGCAGTCGTGGGCCGGGAACGGTGCGGTGCTGCGGTCCGAGGACCGGGGTGCGACCTGGAGCCGGGCCGATCTCTATGTGAAGCTCGGGGCCAACGAGGACGGGCGGGGTGCGGGGGAGCGGCTGCTGGTCGATCCGCGGGACAGCGACACACTGTGGCTGGGGACGCGGCACGACGGGTTGCTGAAGTCCACCGACCGTGGGGCCAGTTGGGCGGCGGCGAGCGGCTTTCCGGCGAAGGCGAGCGCCTCCGGGCAGGGCGTCATGTTCCTCGTCGCCGCCGGTCGGGCCGTCTACGCCGGGTGGGGCGACGGCGACAGCACCTCGGGCACGGCGAACCTGTACCGCACGGCCGACGGGACGGCATGGGAGGCCGTTCCCGGGCAGCCGTCCGGTACCGCTGCCAAGGTGCCGATCCGTGCCGCGTACGACACGCACACCCGCGAGCTGTACGTGACCTACGCCGACGCGCCAGGCCCCAACGGCCAGTCCGACGGCAGCGTGCACAAGCTGCGCACCGCGACCGGCGAGTGGGCCGACGTGACCCCGGTGAAGCCCGGCGGCACCACCGATGGGGGCACCGCCCACACGTTCAGTAGTGGGGGAGGGTCCGCCGACACCTTCGGCTACGGCGGCGTCGCCGTGGACGCCCGCTGCCCGGGCACCCTCGTCGTCTCCACCAACAACCGCTGGGCCGACGTCGACACCGTCTACCGAACTACGAACGGCGGCCGTACCTGGACGTCCCTCAAGGACGCTGCTGTCTTCGACGTGTCCGAGACTCCTTACCTCAAGTGGGGCGACGACAAGCCGAAGTTCGGCTGGTGGATCCAGGCGCTCGCCGTGGACCCGTACGACTCGAAGCACATCGTGTACGGGACGGGGGCGACCCTCTACGGGACCCGTGATCTCAAGCGCTGGGCGCCGCAGATCCGGGGTCTGGAGGAGACGGCCGTGCGCCGGCTGATCTCGCCCCCGGTCGGGGAGGCGCACCTGCTGAGCGGGCTCGGGGACATCGGCGTCATGTACCACGAGCGGCTCACGGCGTCGCCGGCGCGCGGCATGGCGGCGAACCCCGTGTCCGGGTCGGCGACGGGACTCGCGCAGGCCGCGGCCAGGCCGTCGTACGTGGTCCGGGCGGGCTGGGGCGACAACGGCAACGGCGCCTACTCGAACGACGGAGGCAGGACCTGGGCGCCCTTCGAGGCCCAGCCCGACATCGCCGAGAACGCACCGGGGCCGATCGCCACCAACGCCGACGGCAGCGCGCTGCTGTGGTCCTTCGTGCACTGGGACGGCACGAAGTACGCAGCCCACCGGTCCACCGACAACGGCACGACCTGGTCCGAGATCCCCTCCTTCCCGAAGGGCGCCACGCCGGTCGCCGACCCGGCCGACCCGACGCTCTTCTACGCATACGACACCGACACAGGAACGCTACTCGCCAGCACTGACAGTGGCCTTTCGTTCACGGCGCGTGCCGGCGGACTGCCCTCCGGAGACGCCCAGTTCAAGCTCGTCACCGCGCCCGGAAGGAGCGGTGACCTGTGGCTCTCCGTCAAATGGAACGGGCTCTACCGATCCACCGACGGCGGGGCGAGCTTCTCGAAGGTGGCCAGCTGCTGGGCCTCGTACACGCTCGGTTTCGGCAAGGCCGCCGACGGCGCCGACTATCCCGCGATCTACCAGGTCGGCTCGACGGACACCATCACCGCCGTCCACCGCTCCGACGACGAGGCGAAGACCTGGACGCGGATCAACGACGACGCCCACCAGTGGGGCTGGACCGGCGAGGTCGTCGTCGGCGACCCGCGCGTGTACGGCAGGGTGTACCTGGCGACCAACGGGCGCGGCATCCAGTACGGGGAGCCCGTCCGATGA